CGGCCCTCGACCCCGACCTCATGCTGTGGCTCGGCGACAACGTCTACCTCCGCGAGGTCGACTGGTGGGACGCCGCCGGCATCGACTACCGATACCGCCACAGCCGCTCCGAGCCGGCGCTCCAGCCGCTCCTCGCGCGCGCCGCCCACTACGCCATCTGGGACGACCACGACTACGGTCCCAACGACTCCGACCGCTCGTACGTCCTCAAGGACGAGGCCCTCGAGACGTTCTCCGACTACTGGCCCGCCGCGGCGCGCGGCCTCCCGGGCGTGCCCGGCGTGTTCACCCACTTCCAGTGGGCCGACGTCGAGTTCTTCATGCTCGACGACCGCTACCACCGCGCGCCGAACGACGCGCCCGACGCCGAGCGCCAGATCCTCGGGCCGGAGCAGGCGCAGTGGCTCCTCGACGCGCTCACCACGAGTCAAGCCCCGTTCAAGATCGTCGCCGTCGGGGGCCAGTTTTTGAACCCGCTCCCCGTCTTCGAGACGTTCGCCGCCATCGCACCGCGCGAGCGGCGGACGCTCCTCGACCAGATCGCGGCGCGCCGGATCGAGGGCGTCGTGTTCCTCTCCGGCGACCGCCACCACACGGAGCTCCTCAAGATGGACCGCCCCGGCGCATACCCGCTCTACGAGTTCACGTCGAGCCCGCTCACGGCCGGTGCCTCGACGTACCCACTCCGCGGGGACTCGCCCGAGTACACGAACCCGCTCCGCGTCGACGGAACGCTCGTGGCCGGCGAACACAACTTCGGGACGCTCACGGTGACGGGCCCCCGCACCGACCGCG
This sequence is a window from Rubrivirga marina. Protein-coding genes within it:
- a CDS encoding alkaline phosphatase D family protein, which codes for MPLRSLLLVAAALVAGGCAPALTAASSTPAGQAAIERAVQSALVRAGLASPTASPLPTAEAEAPALHAGPMLADVTHRGAAVWVLTSPGSEVVVDAFGPDSLEAGGTMLAASGRTTSGPDGTATVRLFGLEPGTTYDVTVTVDGVDVTPTSYATRVETQPLWQWRTDPPAFTAAIGSCYYDNDPAYDRPGDAYGGSPSIFGEIAALDPDLMLWLGDNVYLREVDWWDAAGIDYRYRHSRSEPALQPLLARAAHYAIWDDHDYGPNDSDRSYVLKDEALETFSDYWPAAARGLPGVPGVFTHFQWADVEFFMLDDRYHRAPNDAPDAERQILGPEQAQWLLDALTTSQAPFKIVAVGGQFLNPLPVFETFAAIAPRERRTLLDQIAARRIEGVVFLSGDRHHTELLKMDRPGAYPLYEFTSSPLTAGASTYPLRGDSPEYTNPLRVDGTLVAGEHNFGTLTVTGPRTDRVLTMRTYKADGALLWEHAVRARNLTVPGGE